One segment of Geminicoccaceae bacterium DNA contains the following:
- a CDS encoding ABC transporter permease, with protein MSAGARPSRRGEGESVKVSLVLQHWDLFAHGVLVTLQLTAIAVIVGFLIALPCSLIRAERSGSMGDRLVRGYVYLFRGTPLLVQTYLVYYGLAQFSFIRDSFLWVFLREAWWCAVITFSLNSGAYATEILRGALATIPRGQPEAALALGLSKWQTRLLIQIPLALRNALPQYGNEVVFMLHGSVVASVITIQDILGAGRTLNAKYYVAYEGFITAALLYMVITFTLVGIFRLLEKRYLGYLTIKSGKNTIKPVAAASPEIVSR; from the coding sequence ATGTCGGCAGGGGCCAGACCTTCGCGGCGCGGGGAGGGTGAATCCGTGAAGGTTTCCCTCGTCCTGCAACACTGGGACCTGTTCGCGCATGGCGTGCTGGTCACGCTCCAGCTCACGGCAATCGCCGTCATCGTCGGGTTCCTCATCGCCCTGCCGTGCTCGCTCATCCGCGCAGAGCGGTCCGGGAGCATGGGAGACCGTCTCGTTCGCGGGTATGTCTACCTGTTTCGCGGAACGCCGCTGCTGGTCCAGACCTATCTCGTCTATTACGGCCTGGCGCAGTTCAGCTTCATCCGCGACAGTTTCCTCTGGGTTTTCCTTCGCGAGGCATGGTGGTGCGCGGTCATCACCTTTTCGCTCAACTCCGGCGCCTATGCCACGGAGATCCTCCGCGGCGCGCTCGCGACCATTCCCCGGGGCCAGCCCGAGGCAGCACTGGCGCTGGGCCTGTCGAAATGGCAGACGCGCCTGCTGATCCAGATCCCGCTCGCACTGCGTAACGCCCTGCCGCAATACGGCAATGAAGTGGTGTTCATGCTGCACGGCTCGGTGGTCGCAAGCGTCATCACCATCCAGGACATCCTCGGTGCGGGACGTACCCTGAATGCCAAATACTACGTTGCCTACGAAGGTTTCATTACCGCCGCTCTTCTCTACATGGTCATCACCTTCACGCTTGTCGGGATATTCCGCCTGCTCGAGAAACGCTATCTCGGCTACCTGACGATCAAATCAGGAAAAAATACCATAAAACCGGTTGCCGCCGCAAGCCCGGAGATCGTCTCCCGATAG
- a CDS encoding ABC transporter permease subunit (The N-terminal region of this protein, as described by TIGR01726, is a three transmembrane segment that identifies a subfamily of ABC transporter permease subunits, which specificities that include histidine, arginine, glutamine, glutamate, L-cystine (sic), the opines (in Agrobacterium) octopine and nopaline, etc.), with product MNQLIEYLPLLLRGASVTVALAVLSLLLATLLGGLGAAAKIGGGTVARMVAAVYTTIVRGVPDLVLILLIYFGGQRLANDIGALFGMDYVEVSKFGAGIVSIGFIYGAYLTETFRGGYAAVPRGQREAAEALGLSPWITLRKVTLPQFWRHVLPGYGNVWQVLVKSTAVVSVIGLEDLVGLADKAGKSTREPFLFLVIVILVYLAITAVSGRLFAMAETHVGRGQTFAARGG from the coding sequence ATGAACCAGCTCATCGAGTACCTTCCGCTGCTCTTGCGCGGTGCGTCCGTCACCGTGGCCCTTGCCGTGCTGTCGCTGCTGCTGGCCACGCTGCTCGGCGGCCTCGGGGCGGCGGCGAAGATCGGCGGCGGGACCGTCGCGCGCATGGTTGCCGCGGTCTACACGACGATCGTGCGCGGCGTGCCGGACCTGGTGCTGATCCTGCTCATCTATTTCGGCGGCCAGAGGCTGGCCAACGACATCGGCGCCCTCTTCGGCATGGACTATGTCGAGGTTTCCAAGTTCGGCGCCGGCATCGTGTCCATAGGCTTCATCTACGGCGCCTATCTGACCGAGACGTTCCGGGGTGGCTATGCCGCCGTGCCCCGGGGACAGCGCGAGGCTGCCGAAGCTCTGGGGCTTTCGCCGTGGATCACCCTGCGCAAGGTGACACTGCCGCAGTTCTGGCGGCACGTGCTTCCCGGCTACGGCAATGTCTGGCAGGTGCTGGTGAAGTCCACTGCCGTGGTCTCGGTGATCGGGCTGGAAGATCTCGTCGGCCTCGCCGACAAGGCGGGGAAGTCGACCCGCGAGCCGTTCCTGTTCCTGGTGATCGTCATCCTGGTCTATCTGGCGATCACCGCCGTTTCGGGGCGGCTGTTCGCTATGGCCGAAACGCATGTCGGCAGGGGCCAGACCTTCGCGGCGCGGGGAGGGTGA
- a CDS encoding transporter substrate-binding domain-containing protein, whose amino-acid sequence MKKLLLVALLGAATSQAALAADLRICVEGAYPPFSETSPSGELVGFDIDIANALCDELGKSCEMVQVEWDGIIPALLERKCDAIIASMSITEDRKQTIDFTDKYYNTPARFVARADAGLTDTPEGLAGKVVGVQRGTIYNDFMVSEYPDVELRLYGTQEEANLDLESGRIDAVLADSVTLDDGFLKTDSGKGFAFFGEPHSEVKYFGDGAGIGVRKEDTELRDELSAAITAIRDSGAYDEIRSKYFDFDIYGG is encoded by the coding sequence TTGAAGAAACTGTTGCTTGTCGCACTGCTGGGTGCGGCTACCAGTCAGGCGGCTCTTGCTGCCGATCTGCGGATCTGTGTCGAGGGAGCCTATCCTCCGTTTTCGGAGACGTCTCCATCCGGCGAACTCGTGGGCTTCGACATCGATATCGCCAACGCGCTGTGCGACGAACTGGGCAAGTCCTGCGAGATGGTGCAGGTCGAGTGGGATGGCATCATCCCGGCTCTCCTGGAGCGCAAGTGCGACGCCATCATCGCCTCGATGTCGATCACCGAGGATCGCAAGCAGACCATCGACTTCACCGACAAGTACTACAACACACCGGCAAGGTTCGTCGCGCGTGCGGATGCAGGCCTGACGGATACCCCCGAGGGGCTCGCCGGCAAGGTGGTCGGCGTCCAGCGCGGCACGATCTACAACGATTTCATGGTCTCGGAATATCCCGATGTCGAGCTGCGCCTCTACGGTACCCAGGAAGAGGCCAACCTTGACCTCGAGTCCGGCCGGATCGACGCGGTCCTCGCCGATTCGGTGACGCTCGACGACGGTTTCCTCAAGACCGACTCCGGCAAGGGTTTCGCCTTCTTCGGCGAACCTCACAGCGAGGTGAAATATTTCGGCGACGGAGCGGGCATCGGCGTGCGCAAGGAGGACACCGAACTGCGCGACGAGCTTTCCGCGGCCATCACCGCCATTCGCGACAGCGGAGCCTATGACGAGATCCGCAGCAAGTATTTCGACTTCGACATCTATGGCGGCTGA